Proteins from one Dysgonomonas sp. HDW5A genomic window:
- a CDS encoding MFS transporter, producing the protein MNTPNQPTQKMTNYRWTICAMLFFATTINYLDRQVLSLTWKDFISPEFHWTNDDYGTITALFSIFYAISMLFAGKFVDWMDTKKGFLWAIGVWSFGAVIHAFCGIATSGITAGEWFVGFEGAREAIAAVQNIGRVANVSVVLFIIARLVLAIGEAGNFPAAIKATAEYFPKKDRAYATSIFNAGATVGALAAPVTIPVIAKFWGWEMSFIIIGALGFIWMGFWVFIYDKPEKSKKVNTSELAYIQQDQESTDSIEEKVEQTQENKKITFKEAFRYKQTWAFAFGKFMTDGVWWFFLFWAPAYLSSVYGIKSSDTVGQLAIFVLYAITLLSIIGGWLPSYFVDKKGMNPYAGRMKAMLIFAFFPLLALLAQPLGYISYWVPVIIIGIAGAAHQAWSANIFSTIGDMFPKKAIATITGIGGMAGGVGSFLINKGSGTLFDYTQKHWSTINGQPLLEKFPEFKSAEATAELLKQNNVSGIEEFLKMLAQSGDTVVNGISSGYMIIFSICAVSYLIGWTVMKILVPKYKPITDL; encoded by the coding sequence ATGAATACACCTAATCAACCCACACAAAAAATGACCAACTACAGGTGGACCATCTGTGCCATGTTATTTTTTGCCACCACAATCAATTATCTGGACAGGCAGGTACTCTCCCTGACCTGGAAAGACTTTATATCGCCCGAGTTTCATTGGACAAATGACGACTATGGAACAATAACCGCACTATTCTCTATATTCTATGCAATAAGCATGCTATTTGCCGGTAAATTTGTAGATTGGATGGATACCAAGAAAGGATTCCTCTGGGCAATCGGGGTCTGGTCGTTCGGAGCTGTAATACATGCCTTCTGCGGAATAGCCACATCAGGTATAACAGCCGGAGAATGGTTTGTGGGATTCGAAGGTGCACGTGAAGCAATTGCTGCCGTACAAAATATAGGACGCGTAGCCAATGTAAGTGTCGTACTCTTTATTATAGCACGATTGGTACTGGCCATCGGTGAGGCAGGAAACTTTCCTGCAGCTATCAAGGCTACAGCAGAATACTTCCCCAAGAAAGACAGGGCTTATGCAACCAGTATATTCAATGCAGGTGCAACCGTAGGAGCACTCGCAGCACCCGTTACCATTCCTGTTATTGCCAAATTCTGGGGATGGGAAATGTCATTCATTATTATAGGAGCACTCGGTTTTATCTGGATGGGATTCTGGGTATTTATATATGACAAACCCGAAAAAAGCAAGAAAGTAAATACTTCCGAGTTAGCTTATATTCAACAAGATCAGGAATCAACAGACTCGATAGAAGAAAAAGTAGAACAGACACAGGAAAACAAAAAGATAACTTTCAAAGAAGCTTTCAGATATAAACAAACTTGGGCATTTGCTTTCGGAAAGTTTATGACAGACGGAGTTTGGTGGTTCTTTCTATTCTGGGCACCCGCTTACCTAAGCTCGGTATACGGAATCAAATCATCGGATACGGTAGGACAATTAGCTATTTTTGTACTCTATGCGATCACGCTTCTATCTATTATTGGAGGATGGCTACCCAGCTACTTTGTAGATAAAAAAGGAATGAATCCATATGCAGGAAGGATGAAAGCCATGTTGATTTTTGCTTTCTTCCCCCTATTGGCTCTACTGGCTCAACCGTTGGGATATATATCTTATTGGGTACCTGTTATTATCATTGGTATTGCAGGGGCAGCTCACCAAGCATGGTCGGCTAATATTTTCTCAACCATCGGCGACATGTTCCCCAAGAAAGCCATCGCAACTATAACCGGTATCGGTGGTATGGCAGGAGGAGTAGGTTCCTTTCTGATCAATAAAGGATCAGGCACATTATTCGATTATACTCAAAAGCATTGGAGTACCATAAACGGACAACCTTTACTCGAAAAGTTCCCCGAATTTAAATCAGCAGAGGCTACAGCCGAACTCCTCAAACAAAACAATGTGAGCGGTATCGAAGAATTCCTCAAAATGTTAGCTCAATCGGGAGATACTGTAGTCAACGGAATAAGTTCCGGATACATGATTATATTTTCGATATGTGCCGTATCATACCTGATCGGATGGACTGTAATGAAAATACTTGTTCCTAAATATAAACCAATTACTGATTTGTAA
- a CDS encoding tagaturonate reductase, which yields MKKLNKTTVDKKELPVKILQFGEGNFLRAFVDWMIHKANEAGVMDHGIVAVQPIAGGEFVANIFNEQDSMYHVYLEGIKDKKPVKEVTLVKSINEVLNPYSQYAEYEKLFLSDGLEMIISNTTEAGIRYEEGDDLNATPPKSFPAKMTALLHKRYKKFNGDPHKGLLIICCELIEDNGSTLREYVLKHAKYNKLEEGFINWINTACHFYDTLVDRIVPGFPKENIDEIKAELGFDDNLVVKGEYFHVWAIGGDSVIKEKLPLDKAGLNVLFMDDIKDFRAKKVRILNGSHTAMVPVSLQLGCQTVMDAFNTPEVEKYINQMVATEVLPAIDEDPEELKAFAAKILERFYNPYLKHYLKDISLNSISKWETRDYPTVYDNYKKLGKSPRLTTFSFAALLVLYSGKSEVSFTPNDTPEFIEFIKSTYKEYDINGWVAGILANKTMWKEDFTEIPEFGEEVAEDVKLILNKGMLKALKEIIS from the coding sequence ATGAAAAAGTTAAATAAAACAACCGTAGATAAAAAAGAACTTCCTGTAAAAATACTTCAATTCGGCGAAGGTAACTTCCTTAGAGCTTTCGTTGATTGGATGATCCACAAAGCCAACGAAGCAGGAGTAATGGATCATGGTATTGTTGCCGTACAACCGATTGCCGGTGGAGAATTTGTTGCTAATATTTTCAATGAGCAAGATTCGATGTATCACGTATACCTAGAGGGAATCAAAGACAAGAAACCTGTCAAAGAAGTTACTTTGGTGAAGAGCATCAATGAAGTATTGAATCCTTATTCTCAATATGCAGAATACGAAAAATTGTTCTTGAGTGATGGTTTAGAAATGATTATTTCGAATACTACCGAAGCAGGTATTCGTTATGAAGAAGGTGATGATCTGAATGCAACGCCTCCTAAATCGTTCCCCGCTAAGATGACCGCTTTATTGCATAAACGTTACAAGAAATTTAACGGTGATCCCCATAAAGGTTTACTTATCATTTGTTGTGAATTGATTGAAGATAACGGATCGACACTTCGTGAATATGTATTGAAACACGCAAAGTATAACAAGCTGGAAGAAGGCTTCATCAATTGGATAAATACAGCCTGTCACTTCTATGATACATTGGTAGACCGGATTGTTCCCGGATTTCCTAAAGAAAATATCGACGAAATAAAAGCAGAACTAGGATTCGATGATAATCTGGTTGTAAAGGGCGAATATTTCCATGTATGGGCTATCGGTGGTGATTCTGTTATCAAAGAAAAACTACCATTAGACAAAGCCGGATTGAACGTGCTTTTTATGGATGACATAAAAGATTTCCGTGCTAAAAAAGTCCGTATTCTGAATGGTTCTCATACAGCAATGGTTCCTGTTTCTTTGCAATTGGGATGCCAAACGGTAATGGATGCTTTCAATACTCCTGAAGTTGAAAAATACATCAATCAGATGGTAGCTACCGAAGTACTTCCTGCGATTGACGAGGATCCCGAAGAATTAAAAGCTTTTGCTGCTAAAATTCTGGAGCGTTTCTATAATCCTTACCTGAAACATTATCTGAAAGATATTTCACTAAACTCTATTTCTAAATGGGAAACACGTGATTATCCTACAGTATATGATAACTATAAGAAGTTAGGAAAATCTCCACGATTGACTACTTTCTCTTTTGCGGCTCTTTTGGTTCTTTACAGTGGAAAATCGGAGGTAAGTTTTACACCTAATGATACGCCCGAGTTTATCGAATTCATTAAATCTACTTACAAAGAGTACGATATAAATGGATGGGTAGCAGGTATTCTTGCCAATAAAACGATGTGGAAAGAAGATTTTACAGAAATACCCGAATTTGGTGAAGAAGTAGCCGAAGATGTAAAACTGATTCTTAATAAAGGAATGCTTAAAGCATTAAAAGAAATTATCTCATAA
- a CDS encoding HIT family protein: MNNDCLYCTKNQTQKDLMIEICELSVSTVFLFKEQTHKGRCIVAYKNHATELYELEGQELLSYMEDVNLVARTLKELFNPAKINYGAYSDKLPHLHIHLVPKYIDGIDYGSIFAMNLQKVYLSDVEYTEMINLIKARLKS, encoded by the coding sequence ATGAATAACGATTGCTTATACTGTACTAAAAATCAGACTCAAAAAGATCTGATGATCGAGATATGCGAACTTAGTGTTTCAACAGTATTTCTGTTCAAAGAACAAACACATAAGGGACGATGTATTGTAGCGTATAAGAATCATGCTACAGAACTATATGAACTGGAGGGACAAGAACTGCTTTCGTATATGGAAGATGTCAATCTTGTTGCCCGAACTTTAAAAGAGTTATTTAATCCTGCGAAAATAAATTATGGGGCATATTCTGACAAATTGCCTCACTTACATATACACCTCGTTCCTAAATATATAGATGGAATAGACTATGGTTCGATATTTGCAATGAATCTACAGAAGGTATATCTGTCTGACGTAGAATATACTGAAATGATCAACTTAATAAAAGCCAGATTAAAATCATGA
- a CDS encoding UxaA family hydrolase — MMNKYLKINPKDNVCVAIENLNEGDVLSVDGVNMTIKNPIETGHKFAITDINTNENVVKYGYPIGHAIADIKAGEHVHTHNVKTNLHDNLQYAYVPVHPKLNIPKSDLTINGYLRYNGEMGIRNELWIVPTVGCVNGQAQAIIERVKKELDVSHIDDIRVYTHNYGCSQLGDDHTNTQKALAALAKHPNAGGVLVLSLGCENNQQADFKVAMGEWDHERVRFLISQQVQDEIATGFEMMSELVERMRKDKREQLPLSKLKVGLKCGGSDGFSGITANPLVGQLSDWLIAQEGTSILTEVPEMFGAETILMNRAENEKVFNDTVLLVNNFKNYFRKFDQEIYENPSPGNKAGGITTLEDKSLGCTQKGGNSEVVDVLDYAQPVTKHGLNLLNAPGNDLVAASALAMSGCQIVLFTTGRGTPFGSFVPTMKISTNSKLYNFKTNWIDFNAGTLLEGKSMETVLKEFIDFIIQTCDGKHLKHEETGFKEIAIFKTGVTL; from the coding sequence ATCATGAATAAATATCTAAAAATAAATCCAAAAGACAACGTTTGCGTTGCTATAGAAAACCTCAATGAAGGTGATGTTCTATCGGTTGATGGGGTTAATATGACGATCAAAAACCCAATAGAAACAGGGCATAAATTTGCCATTACGGATATAAATACGAATGAGAATGTCGTAAAATACGGCTACCCTATCGGGCATGCAATTGCAGACATTAAGGCAGGAGAGCATGTGCACACTCACAATGTGAAAACCAATCTACATGATAATCTGCAATATGCGTATGTACCTGTACATCCGAAATTGAATATCCCCAAAAGTGACCTGACAATAAACGGTTATTTACGCTATAATGGTGAAATGGGTATTCGTAACGAATTGTGGATAGTACCCACGGTAGGTTGTGTAAACGGACAGGCTCAGGCAATTATAGAGCGTGTAAAGAAAGAACTGGATGTTTCACACATTGATGATATCCGTGTATATACTCATAATTACGGTTGTTCTCAACTAGGAGACGACCATACCAACACGCAAAAAGCGTTGGCTGCTTTGGCTAAACATCCCAATGCGGGTGGTGTATTAGTACTAAGCTTGGGATGTGAGAACAATCAACAAGCAGATTTCAAAGTAGCCATGGGTGAATGGGATCACGAACGTGTACGATTCCTCATTTCTCAACAAGTACAGGATGAAATAGCAACCGGCTTCGAAATGATGAGCGAATTGGTTGAAAGAATGAGAAAAGATAAACGTGAACAGCTTCCATTATCGAAACTTAAAGTCGGGTTGAAATGTGGCGGTAGCGATGGTTTTTCAGGAATCACAGCCAATCCTTTGGTAGGACAATTATCCGACTGGTTGATAGCCCAGGAAGGTACAAGTATTCTGACCGAAGTTCCTGAAATGTTCGGAGCTGAAACGATATTAATGAACAGAGCCGAAAACGAAAAGGTATTCAATGATACGGTTTTACTGGTAAATAACTTCAAAAATTATTTCCGTAAATTCGATCAGGAAATATACGAGAACCCATCTCCGGGAAACAAAGCTGGTGGTATAACCACACTTGAAGATAAATCGTTAGGCTGTACTCAAAAGGGAGGAAATTCGGAGGTTGTAGATGTTTTAGACTATGCTCAACCTGTAACTAAACATGGATTGAACTTATTAAATGCTCCGGGTAATGACCTTGTTGCAGCATCGGCATTAGCAATGTCGGGTTGCCAGATCGTATTATTTACAACAGGTAGAGGAACTCCATTCGGTTCTTTTGTTCCGACTATGAAAATTTCTACCAACTCGAAATTGTACAACTTCAAAACAAACTGGATAGACTTTAATGCCGGCACTTTGCTCGAAGGTAAAAGCATGGAAACTGTACTTAAAGAGTTTATCGATTTCATTATCCAAACATGTGATGGTAAACACCTTAAACATGAAGAAACAGGATTTAAAGAAATCGCAATATTCAAAACAGGCGTTACTTTATAA
- a CDS encoding energy transducer TonB — MRVLLLALLLLFSISFYAQTNDNKPNMNHQDSIDAGLKVKIPEFPDGIDALIAFLGNNLKYPLDAEKQKIEGRVLVQFIVSTTGDVENITILQKLSPSCDEEAIRVTQLMPKWIPGEMKGKKVNTIFKLPFNFSLPQK, encoded by the coding sequence ATGAGGGTATTATTATTGGCTTTATTGCTTTTATTTTCCATTTCTTTTTATGCACAAACCAATGATAATAAACCAAACATGAATCATCAAGACTCTATTGATGCAGGTCTGAAAGTCAAAATACCAGAGTTTCCCGATGGCATTGATGCTTTAATTGCCTTTTTAGGTAATAATCTAAAATACCCACTTGATGCAGAAAAACAAAAAATAGAAGGACGAGTTCTAGTTCAATTTATAGTATCAACTACAGGAGATGTTGAAAATATAACTATCCTTCAGAAGCTATCTCCTTCGTGTGATGAAGAAGCGATAAGAGTTACACAGCTTATGCCCAAATGGATACCTGGAGAGATGAAAGGAAAGAAAGTAAATACAATCTTCAAATTACCTTTTAATTTTAGTTTACCCCAGAAATGA
- a CDS encoding ATP-binding protein, which produces MKIKKKLTFGVGLLFCLIILLAGVSMWYINELKRDTNNILTANYNTMEYSRNMLLALDEMKDNPKAVSKFGSNLEKQLHNMTERNEDNVTLDIAENFEKLKVDMTNDTIQGYIRTDIAKLMELNMGAIEQKSEIANNTAEAAIVWIVVTGALCFLIAFGLLIKLPNNIAKPIRELTESIRQIANQNYSQRVHFEGHNEYGDLAKSFNTMAEKLEEYSSSRLEKILKEKKRVETLINNMHDPVIGLDENKIILFVNDEALKITGLTRAEIINKSVVDIAVSNDLIRTLIVDIIKPLKETDKKTPLKIYTDNKESYFEKEIINIEVTPTGEERSELIGYVILLKNITPFKELDSAKTNFIATISHELKTPISSIKMSTQLLEHLETGKLNDEQKQLVESIKDDSSRLLKITGELLNMSQVETGNIQLNIQATDPRIILQYAIDTTKIQADQKHVVLQSDIEEDIPFVHADAEKTAWVMTNFLTNAIRYSIEKSEVIISLKKHPEGVLFSVRDTGKGIDGRYKKKIFERYFQVPGSSKSGTGLGLAISKEFIETQGGSIDVETAQGMGSTFFFVLPSVIEK; this is translated from the coding sequence ATGAAAATAAAAAAGAAATTGACATTCGGAGTCGGACTCCTTTTTTGCCTTATTATCCTTTTGGCAGGGGTTAGTATGTGGTATATTAACGAGTTGAAAAGAGACACAAATAATATATTGACAGCCAATTACAATACGATGGAATACTCTCGTAATATGCTGTTGGCTTTGGATGAGATGAAAGACAATCCGAAAGCGGTTTCGAAGTTCGGTAGTAATTTGGAAAAGCAATTACACAACATGACCGAAAGGAATGAAGATAATGTGACTTTAGATATTGCCGAGAATTTTGAGAAGCTTAAAGTCGATATGACTAATGATACAATACAGGGATATATCCGCACAGATATTGCCAAGTTGATGGAGCTGAATATGGGAGCTATCGAGCAGAAAAGCGAAATCGCCAATAATACAGCCGAGGCAGCTATCGTTTGGATTGTTGTAACAGGTGCTTTATGCTTTCTTATAGCCTTCGGATTATTAATAAAGTTACCCAACAATATCGCAAAACCAATACGTGAACTAACCGAAAGCATCAGGCAGATTGCCAATCAGAACTATAGTCAGCGAGTACACTTCGAAGGTCATAACGAATACGGAGATTTAGCTAAATCGTTTAATACGATGGCTGAGAAACTCGAAGAATATTCGAGCAGCCGATTAGAGAAAATCCTCAAAGAAAAGAAGCGGGTAGAAACTCTGATAAATAATATGCACGATCCGGTGATAGGGCTTGACGAAAATAAAATAATCCTGTTTGTAAACGATGAGGCTCTAAAGATTACAGGCTTAACCAGAGCCGAGATTATCAATAAATCGGTAGTGGATATTGCTGTTAGTAACGATTTGATACGTACGCTTATTGTAGACATTATAAAGCCGTTGAAAGAAACGGATAAAAAAACACCGTTGAAAATTTATACAGATAACAAAGAATCATATTTCGAAAAAGAGATAATTAATATAGAAGTTACGCCAACAGGGGAGGAGAGGAGCGAATTGATTGGCTACGTAATACTGCTGAAAAATATCACACCTTTCAAAGAACTGGATTCTGCTAAAACCAATTTTATAGCTACCATATCTCATGAGTTGAAAACTCCTATCTCGTCTATAAAAATGAGTACACAATTATTGGAACACCTCGAAACAGGCAAGCTGAATGACGAGCAAAAGCAATTGGTCGAAAGTATAAAAGATGATAGTTCACGACTCCTTAAGATAACAGGCGAATTGCTGAATATGTCTCAGGTCGAAACGGGAAACATTCAATTGAATATACAAGCTACCGATCCACGTATCATTTTACAGTATGCGATTGATACAACTAAAATTCAAGCAGATCAAAAACATGTTGTACTTCAATCGGATATTGAAGAGGATATACCTTTTGTTCATGCCGATGCCGAGAAAACAGCATGGGTGATGACTAATTTTCTAACGAATGCAATTCGATATTCAATAGAAAAAAGCGAGGTGATTATTTCACTGAAAAAGCATCCGGAAGGAGTTTTGTTTTCGGTAAGAGATACGGGAAAAGGTATTGATGGTCGGTACAAGAAGAAGATATTCGAACGATATTTTCAAGTTCCCGGAAGTTCTAAATCTGGAACAGGATTAGGACTGGCAATCAGTAAAGAGTTTATCGAAACACAAGGAGGTTCTATTGATGTCGAAACGGCTCAGGGTATGGGTAGTACATTTTTCTTTGTTTTGCCAAGTGTTATAGAAAAATAA
- a CDS encoding sensor protein KdpD: protein MEERENNVQHFLNLIKKSRQGKFKVYIGMIAGVGKTYRMLQEAHILQENGIDIKIGYIETHGRKETAAQLEGLPIIPRRKIFYKGKELEELDVQTILNLHPEIVIIDELAHTNIEGSKNEKRWQDVLEILEAGINVISAVNVQHIESLNEEVKRITGIEVAERIPDRIITMADEVVNIDLTAEDLISRLKDGKIYPTDKIRSALDNFFKSEHILRLRELALKEVASHVVRKADSEAPNATPSKHMTFMACIGSNGKKANNIIRKTARQAGYYNGEWYVLYVQRPQESLDKIALDSQRKLINSFKLAVELGGQVIQVKHKSIPKAIVEQAIKMNVSTVCIGMPHLHWFRMVLQTRPMNELLKTLKAEGIDLIILS from the coding sequence ATGGAAGAAAGAGAAAATAATGTGCAACATTTCCTGAATCTGATAAAAAAATCGAGGCAAGGAAAATTTAAAGTCTACATAGGTATGATAGCCGGTGTAGGCAAAACTTATCGTATGCTTCAGGAAGCACACATTCTTCAGGAAAATGGCATTGATATTAAGATTGGTTATATCGAAACACATGGCAGAAAAGAAACTGCAGCTCAACTAGAAGGATTGCCGATAATTCCACGCCGAAAAATTTTCTATAAAGGAAAGGAACTTGAAGAACTGGATGTACAGACCATATTGAATCTTCATCCCGAAATTGTGATTATCGACGAATTGGCACACACCAATATCGAGGGCAGCAAAAATGAAAAACGCTGGCAGGATGTATTAGAAATTTTAGAAGCAGGAATCAATGTAATCAGTGCCGTAAATGTTCAACATATCGAAAGTCTCAATGAAGAAGTAAAGAGAATTACAGGTATTGAGGTTGCCGAACGTATTCCAGACCGCATAATCACAATGGCGGATGAGGTTGTAAATATCGACCTTACTGCCGAGGATTTGATCTCCCGTTTAAAGGATGGAAAAATATATCCCACAGATAAAATACGGTCGGCTTTAGATAATTTTTTCAAAAGTGAACATATCCTTCGATTGAGAGAATTGGCTCTCAAAGAGGTTGCCAGTCATGTGGTACGCAAAGCCGATAGTGAAGCACCCAATGCTACGCCTAGCAAGCATATGACATTTATGGCGTGTATTGGCAGTAACGGGAAGAAAGCAAACAATATAATCAGGAAAACAGCACGTCAGGCAGGCTATTACAATGGCGAGTGGTATGTGTTGTATGTTCAGCGACCGCAGGAGAGCCTCGATAAAATAGCGCTGGATAGTCAGCGAAAGTTGATTAATAGTTTTAAATTAGCTGTCGAATTGGGCGGTCAGGTTATACAGGTAAAGCATAAGAGTATACCTAAAGCAATTGTGGAACAGGCTATAAAGATGAATGTATCGACCGTATGTATCGGAATGCCTCATTTGCATTGGTTTCGGATGGTATTACAAACTCGACCGATGAATGAATTACTGAAAACACTAAAAGCTGAGGGAATTGATTTAATTATCTTATCATGA
- a CDS encoding porin: MKTVSFIVTLLTMFTINAFSQDDAKVASPLTIGGYGDIYYSYDFNKPYNHQRQPFMYAYNRHNEVNLNIGMIKASYNTQNVRANLGLMAGTYSNDNMAAEPGVLKNIYEANIGVKLSKTKNIWIDAGVFASHIGFESAIGMDCWTLTRSIMAENSPYFETGAKVTYTTDDNRWMLSGLILNGWQRIQRVDGNNTPAFGHQLVFKPNARVTLNSSSFIGNDKPDNERKMRYFHDLFGQFQLTDKLDLTAGFDIGWEQKEKGSSSYNRWYTFALLGRYSLSDKINVAARAEYYQDEEGVIISTEAPDGFETWGYSLNFDYLISDAAVWRVEGRVFASQNEVFQKEDRFTDTDVFVTTALAVRF; this comes from the coding sequence ATGAAAACAGTAAGCTTTATAGTTACATTGTTGACTATGTTCACAATCAATGCGTTTTCGCAAGATGATGCAAAAGTAGCTTCTCCTCTTACTATCGGTGGATATGGAGATATTTATTATAGCTACGACTTCAATAAACCCTACAATCATCAGAGGCAACCATTTATGTATGCTTATAACAGGCACAACGAAGTGAATCTGAATATCGGGATGATCAAAGCATCTTACAATACACAAAATGTCAGAGCTAATCTGGGGTTAATGGCGGGTACATATAGTAATGATAACATGGCAGCCGAACCCGGAGTTTTGAAGAATATCTATGAGGCAAATATCGGAGTTAAATTATCGAAGACTAAAAATATCTGGATAGATGCAGGAGTTTTCGCATCGCATATTGGATTCGAAAGCGCTATCGGAATGGATTGCTGGACGCTAACAAGAAGTATTATGGCTGAAAATTCGCCTTACTTCGAAACTGGGGCAAAAGTAACCTATACCACCGATGATAACCGATGGATGCTAAGTGGTTTAATTTTGAATGGATGGCAACGTATTCAGCGTGTAGACGGAAATAATACGCCTGCTTTCGGGCATCAGCTTGTTTTCAAGCCGAATGCTAGAGTTACTTTAAATAGCAGTTCATTTATCGGAAATGATAAACCCGATAATGAGAGAAAAATGCGCTATTTTCACGATCTTTTCGGGCAATTTCAACTGACAGATAAATTGGATCTCACCGCCGGGTTTGATATTGGTTGGGAACAGAAAGAGAAAGGCAGTAGCAGTTATAACAGATGGTATACTTTTGCTTTGTTAGGAAGATATTCGTTATCCGATAAAATAAATGTAGCTGCCCGAGCTGAATATTATCAGGATGAAGAAGGTGTAATCATTTCAACAGAAGCTCCTGATGGGTTTGAAACATGGGGATATTCTCTTAATTTTGATTATCTCATTTCAGATGCTGCTGTTTGGAGAGTTGAGGGACGGGTTTTTGCCAGTCAAAATGAAGTGTTTCAAAAAGAAGATCGATTTACTGATACTGATGTATTTGTAACGACAGCATTAGCAGTGAGATTCTAA
- a CDS encoding K(+)-transporting ATPase subunit C yields MKKDILPAIRLTIATVILFAVVYPVCVWGIAQLSPNNGKGEIIEYSGNTYYSNIGQSFTSDKYFQSRPSAVNYNAAGSGGSNKGPSNSEYLETVKARIDTFLVHNPSIPKNEIPVDLITASASGLDPDISVQAAHVQVKRIAKVRGLSESEVQKLVDEQTEKPLLGLFGTEKINVLKLNIALDTLK; encoded by the coding sequence ATGAAAAAAGATATTTTACCTGCTATTCGATTAACGATAGCTACTGTTATACTTTTCGCGGTTGTTTATCCTGTTTGCGTATGGGGTATAGCTCAACTGTCTCCCAATAATGGAAAAGGAGAGATTATAGAATATTCAGGCAATACATATTACAGTAATATTGGGCAGTCATTTACAAGTGATAAGTATTTTCAGTCACGCCCATCTGCTGTCAATTACAATGCGGCAGGATCAGGAGGAAGTAACAAAGGACCTTCGAACAGTGAATATTTGGAAACAGTAAAAGCCCGGATTGATACTTTTCTAGTGCATAATCCAAGTATTCCAAAGAATGAAATCCCGGTTGATCTTATAACAGCAAGTGCCAGTGGACTCGATCCGGATATTTCGGTACAAGCAGCCCATGTTCAAGTAAAACGAATTGCTAAAGTACGTGGATTGTCTGAATCGGAGGTACAGAAATTAGTTGATGAACAAACCGAAAAACCATTATTAGGATTATTCGGAACAGAAAAGATTAATGTACTGAAATTAAATATAGCTCTTGATACGTTGAAATAA